A single region of the Cucumis melo cultivar AY chromosome 3, USDA_Cmelo_AY_1.0, whole genome shotgun sequence genome encodes:
- the LOC103487794 gene encoding uncharacterized protein LOC103487794, with amino-acid sequence MEKEHLRINSHGNFISSNLNGRDRTALDSSLLLRARSEAAVVAVATRPQPAPSEFVLQWGNRKRLRCMKVQVKAKDVSATAPAHRTTVRVDRRVVRADKDSIIHNHQPSSNPNLNPSNGYLNLRQRPISPQPPVLPPPPAPSHRILRNSEISGTMRAQSNGGVRAITSPDRAVPEKRPPPSHDHHYKSAATSDTKKGGSSSGSGEPTVPPQALPVWPPKFVIALTNKEKEEDFMAIKGSKLPQRPKKRAKIIQRTINLVSPGTWLCDLTLERYEVREKKISKKRPRGLKAIVNMESDSE; translated from the exons ATGGAGAAAGAACATCTCAGAATCAATAGCCACGGCAATTTCATTAGTAGTAATCTCAACGGGAGGGATAGAACCGCCTTGGACAGTTCGCTGTTGTTACGAGCGAGATCCGAGGCCGCTGTTGTCGCCGTCGCAACCAGACCGCAGCCAGCGCCGTCGGAATTTGTGTTACAATGGGGAAACCGGAAGCGTCTTCGGTGTATGAAAGTTCAGGTTAAGGCTAAGGATGTTTCGGCCACAGCACCGGCTCACAGAACCACCGTCCGAGTGGACCGGCGGGTCGTTAGAGCCGATAAAGACTCGATTATACATAACCACCAACCAAGTTCTAATCCTAACCTTAATCCAAGTAATGGGTATTTGAATCTCCGTCAACGGCCGATTTCTCCTCAACCGCCAGTTCTACCGCCGCCGCCAGCTCCATCTCATCGTATTCTAAG GAATTCTGAGATTTCCGGTACGATGAGAGCCCAATCCAACGGCGGTGTCAGAGCAATTACTTCTCCGGACAGGGCGGTGCCGGAGAAGAGACCACCACCGTCTCACGACCACCACTATAAATCCGCCGCTACCTCAGACACAAAAAAGGGTGGGTCATCTTCCGGCAGCGGAGAACCAACTGTGCCGCCGCAAGCGCTACCGGTTTGGCCGCCGAAGTTCGTAATAGCTTTAACGAACaaagagaaggaagaagattTCATGGCGATCAAAGGGTCAAAACTGCCTCAGAGACCCAAAAAACGAGCGAAAATTATTCAACGCACCATCAAT CTGGTGAGTCCGGGGACGTGGCTGTGTGATTTAACGCTTGAGAGATACGAAGTCAGGGAGAAGAAAATTTCTAAAAAg AGACCGAGAGGGCTTAAGGCAATAGTGAACATGGAGTCGGATTCGgagtga
- the LOC103487796 gene encoding uncharacterized protein LOC103487796 codes for MACLHDHSCEDHDCSSDWSLYKHIDLPRVSALNEATPGSVKSVFKAWEHRLNSSGDHLESNEGDPELLVFIPFTSDVKIKSISIIGGPDGTSPSKMRVFINREGIDFSDAQSMQAVQEWDLAENLQGVLEYQTRYSKFQGVGNLTLHFPDNYGGDTTQIHYIGLKGEATQLKRDVVATIVYEITPNPSDHKTRAEGGAGFSHVE; via the exons ATGGCTTGCTTACACGATCACAGCTGCGAAGATCATGATTGTTCTTCTGATTGGTCTCTTTACAAGCACATAGACCTCCCCAGA GTTTCAGCATTGAATGAGGCAACTCCAGGAAGTGTGAAGTCTGTATTTAAAGCTTGGGAGCATCGGTTAAACTCATCTGGG GATCACTTGGAAAGCAACGAGGGTGATCCTGAACTGCTAGTTTTCATCCC aTTTACATCAGATGTTAAAATCAAAAGCATATCTATCATCGGTGGTCCAGATGGTACTAGTCCTTCAAAGATGAGGGT GTTTATCAACCGAGAAGGTATTGACTTCTCAGATGCTCAAAGTATGCAAGCTGTTCAG GAGTGGGATTTGGCTGAAAACTTGCAAGGAGTATTAGAGTACCAGACAAG ATATTCCAAATTTCAAGGTGTGGGAAATCTCACCTTGCATTTTCCTGATAATTATGGTGGTGACACGACTCAGATACACTACATTGGGTTGAAAGGTGAAGCCACGCAG CTAAAGAGAGATGTCGTTGCAACAATTGTCTATGAAATCACGCCAAATCCTTCTGACCACAA GACTCGAGCTGAAGGTGGTGCTGGATTTTCACATGTCGAATGA
- the LOC103487795 gene encoding vacuolar-processing enzyme-like, whose amino-acid sequence MARIPTGVFLSLLLLAVIGLAFGSRDLPGDFLRLPSEALKFFRGGASDASDEDSVGTRWAVLIAGSNGYWNYRHQADICHAYQLLRKNGLKDENIIVFMYDDIAFNPENPRPGVIINHPKGSDVYHGVPKDYTGEDVNVNNFFAAILGNRTALTGGSGKVVDSGPNDHIFIYYSDHGGPGVLGMPTYPYIYADDLNEVLKKKHAAGSYKSLVFYLEACESGSIFEGLLPEGLNIYTTTASNAYESSWGTYCPGDYPGPPPEYDTCLGDLYSVAWLEDSDNHNLKTESLRQQYELVKKRTLSDQYAYGSHVMQYGDLKLNKNALFSYLGTDPANENNTFVEENSLRPATKFTNQRDADLVHFWEKFRKAPEGSLTKVEAQKKFVEAMSHRAHIDNSVMLVGKLLFGIKEGPEVLEAVRPTGRPVVDDWDCLRNMVRSFEARCGSLSQYGMKHMRSFANICNAGISKEQMAEASAQACVSVPPGPWSSLHKGFTA is encoded by the exons ATGGCTCGAATCCCCACCGGAGTTTTCCTCTCTCTTTTATTGCTTGCTGTAATCGGTCTAGCTTTCGGAAGCCGGGACCTTCCTGGCGATTTTCTCCGGTTGCCGTCCGAGGCACTGAAATTTTTTCGCGGAGGAGCTTCCGACGCTAGCGACGAAGACTCCGTGGGGACGAGATGGGCTGTTTTGATCGCCGGTTCTAATGGATACTGGAATTACAGGCAccag GCTGATATCTGCCATGCTTATCAATTGTTGCGGAAAAACGGGCTAAAAGATGAGAACATCATAGTCTTCATGTACGATGACATTGCGTTCAATCCAGAGAACCCAAGACCTGGGGTCATCATCAACCATCCAAAGGGTTCTGATGTTTATCATGGAGTCCCcaag GATTACACTGGTGAAGATGTTAACGTGAACAACTTTTTTGCTGCCATTCTTGGAAACAGAACTGCTCTTACAGGGGGCAGTGGGAAGGTTGTTGACAGTGGCCCTAATGATCATATTTTCATATACTACAGTGATCATGGTGGTCCTGGTGTGCTTG GGATGCCTACCTATCCTTATATTTACGCTGACGATCTTAATGAAGTTCTAAAGAAGAAGCATGCTGCTGGATCCTACAAAAGTTTG GTATTCTATCTCGAAGCTTGTGAATCAGGAAGTATCTTTGAAGGCCTTCTTCCTGAAGGTTTGAACATTTATACAACAACTGCATCAAATGCTTATGAAAGCAGTTGGGGTACTTATTGTCCAGGGGACTATCCTGGTCCTCCACCAGAGTATGATACTTGCTTGGGTGACTTGTACAGTGTTGCTTGGTTGGAAGACAG TGATAATCACAATTTGAAGACAGAAAGTTTACGCCAGCAATACGAACTG GTGAAAAAAAGGACGCTAAGTGACCAATATGCATATGGTTCCCATGTCATGCAATATGGTGATCTAAAGCTCAACAAGAACGCTTTGTTCTCATATCTGGGTACTGATCCTGCTAATGAGAACAACACTTTTGTCGAGGAAAACTCCTTGAGGCCAGCTACAAAGTTCACCAATCAGCGTGACGCTGATCTGGTCCACTTCTGGGAGAAG TTTCGCAAAGCTCCAGAAGGCTCCCTGACGAAAGTCGAAGCTCAGAAGAAGTTCGTAGAAGCAATGTCCCATAGAGCTCATATCGATAACAGTGTGATGCTAGTTGGAAAGCTGTTGTTTGGAATTAAAGAAGGTCCTGAGGTGCTTGAAGCCGTCCGTCCCACAGGACGACCCGTTGTTGATGACTGGGACTGTCTTAGGAATATG GTTAGGAGCTTCGAGGCACGCTGTGGATCTCTGTCTCAGTACGGAATGAAACACATGAGATCCTTTGCAAACATATGCAATGCTGGAATCAGCAAGGAGCAGATGGCGGAGGCATCGGCGCAAGCTTGCGTGAGCGTCCCTCCGGGCCCTTGGAGCTCTCTACACAAGGGCTTCACTGCATGA
- the LOC103487793 gene encoding ferrochelatase-2, chloroplastic, with product MDAASSSLALSNIKLHGSTNTLNSDKRISSLCSLPKSGVAFSCKSSGNLQVHDRSTGLVVSCSSSNGHRDVIQGLHLSGPIEKKSRLGQACCSVGTFTVGEFAIESQSQAVDDKVGVLLLNLGGPETLDDVQPFLYNLFADPDIIRLPRLFRFLQEPLAKLISTYRAPKSKEGYASIGGGSPLRKITDEQAQALKMALEEKNMSANVYVGMRYWYPFTEEAIQQIKRDGITRLVVLPLYPQYSISTTGSSIRVLQKMFREDAYLSSLPVSIIKSWYQREGYIRSMADLIQAELKNFSNPQEVMIFFSAHGVPVSYVENAGDPYKDEMEECIYLIMQELKARGIGNEHTLAYQSRVGPVQWLKPYTDEVLVELGQKGIKSLLAVPVSFVSEHIETLEEIDMEYKHLALESGIENWGRVPALNCNSTFISDLADAVIEALPSAMALSPHTSSTDADDRDPLRYAIKLLFGSVLAFILLLSPKAFMAFRNNFL from the exons ATGGACGCCGCCTCTTCCTCTCTCGCCCTCTCCAATATCAAGCTTCACGGTTCCACCAATACCCTCAATTCGGATAAAAGAATTTCATC GTTATGCTCTTTGCCGAAATCTGGCGTGGCCTTCTCTTGCAAATCGTCTGGAAATTTGCAAGTTCATGATAGGTCTACAGGATTAGTGGTTTCTTGTTCTAGCTCCAATGGTCACAGAGATGTGATTCAGGGGTTACATCTTTCGGGCCCCATTGAGAAGAAAAGTCGTCTGGGACAAGCATGTTGCTCAGTAGGAACTTTCACCGTTGGTGAATTTGCTATAGAATCTCAATCTCAGGCAGTGGATGACAAGGTTGGAGTTCTGCTCTTGAATCTTGGAGGGCCGGAAACGCTTGATGATGTTCAGCCATTTCTGTACAATCTATTTGCAGATCCG GATATTATCCGACTCCCAAGGTTGTTCCGTTTCCTCCAAGAGCCATTGGCAAAATTAATATCTACGTACCGTGCTCCCAAAAGCAAAGAAGGGTATGCTTCAATAGGAGGTGGCTCACCTTTGCGTAAAATCACTGATGAGCAG GCACAAGCGCTTAAAATGGCTTTGGAGGAGAAAAACATGTCTGCTAATGTCTACGTGGGAATGCGCTATTGGTACCCTTTCACAGAGGAAGCAATTCAGCAA ATTAAGAGGGATGGGATAACAAGACTTGTGGTACTGCCATTGTATCCACAGTACTCTATTTCTACGACTGGGTCTAGTATTCGTGTTCTCCAGAAGATGTTCAG GGAAGATGCATATCTCTCATCATTGCCTGTTTCAATTATAAAGTCCTGGTACCAACGGGAGGGGTATATTAGGTCAATGGCTGACTTGATTCAGGCAGAGCTGAAGAATTTTTCCAATCCTCAAGAG GTCATGATTTTCTTTAGTGCACATGGGGTTCCCGTCAGTTATGTTGAGAATGCTGGAGATCCCTACAAAGATGAAATGGAAGAGTGCATTTACCTAATCATGCAAGAGCTGAAAGCCAGAGGAATTGGAAATGAGCATACTCTTGCATACCAG AGCCGTGTTGGACCTGTACAATGGCTGAAGCCATACACAGATGAAGTTCTTGTTGAGCTTGGCCAGAAGGGTATTAAGAGTCTCCTAGCCGTTCCCGTGAG CTTTGTGAGTGAGCACATTGAGACTCTTGAGGAGATAGATATGGAGTACAAGCACTTGGCACTTGAATCTGGGATCGAAAACTGGGGCCGTGTGCCCGCCCTCAACTGCAATTCTACGTTCATTTCAGATTTAGCTGATGCAGTAATTGAAGCCCTTCCATCTGCAATGGCATTGTCACCCCACACAAGCTCGACAGATGCAGATGATCGTGATCCTCTCCGATATGctatcaaattgttatttggttcgGTCCTTGCCTTCATCTTGTTACTATCACCCAAAGCATTTATGGCGTTTAGGAATAATTTCCTTTAA